A stretch of the Porifericola rhodea genome encodes the following:
- a CDS encoding RagB/SusD family nutrient uptake outer membrane protein yields MKNQFKNILFLWLAIAMLACSDLEEEPVGLLAPETLFKTPSDVEVAIFGAYGMISTERLYGRQFVSALMLRSDMVDIGDRGTPAERQQVNDFNMDANNGMVSVFWPYWYQTISAANAAISGAESLDLSDEEINPLLAEARFIRAFSYYHLVRVFGDIPYIDYFITEPEAVQDIAKTPASEVYQGIIADLEFGKQWLPDQHDGNIRSRATKGTAASYLASVYLTLKDYQKAYNEAKWVIDNRSRFDYALEADFQDLFRAEKADNLKEHIFAIDFLGLQGAAGGLDDDIMGPMTGIRGSDNDGWSVLVPSLAVFNNWDDSDYRKAVSFDDSITVGGVLTPYTEFANTQRPHIAKYTRYPGNAGGATRNSDHNYSAMRYAEVLLIAAEALTEVSGPNAEALSYLNQVRARARNWAGVQTDFPQDIPSGLSKDQFIEAVLNERRLELAFEYKRWYDIKRRELGVEVFRGNSSLEPHPNFDPSRDYLMPLPQVDLTINPNLRPQNPGY; encoded by the coding sequence ATGAAAAATCAATTTAAAAATATATTATTCCTTTGGCTGGCGATAGCTATGCTGGCCTGTTCAGATCTGGAAGAGGAGCCTGTGGGTTTGCTAGCTCCTGAGACATTATTTAAAACGCCATCTGATGTAGAGGTAGCTATATTTGGAGCTTATGGAATGATCTCTACCGAGCGTCTGTACGGTAGGCAGTTTGTATCCGCACTAATGCTAAGAAGCGATATGGTTGATATCGGCGACCGTGGTACGCCAGCAGAAAGGCAGCAGGTTAACGATTTTAATATGGATGCTAACAATGGTATGGTAAGTGTTTTTTGGCCTTACTGGTACCAAACCATAAGCGCCGCCAATGCAGCAATTTCCGGTGCAGAGTCATTAGATTTAAGTGACGAAGAGATCAATCCCTTACTGGCTGAAGCTCGCTTTATCAGAGCTTTTAGTTATTATCATCTAGTAAGAGTTTTTGGAGACATTCCCTATATAGATTACTTCATTACTGAGCCGGAAGCTGTGCAGGATATCGCTAAAACTCCTGCGTCAGAAGTATATCAGGGCATTATAGCAGATCTTGAATTTGGCAAGCAGTGGTTACCCGATCAGCATGATGGTAATATCCGCTCCAGGGCTACTAAAGGCACGGCTGCATCTTATCTGGCTTCAGTATACCTTACTTTAAAAGATTATCAGAAAGCCTACAACGAAGCAAAGTGGGTAATAGACAATCGTTCCAGATTTGACTATGCACTGGAAGCAGATTTTCAGGATTTGTTCAGAGCAGAAAAAGCAGACAATCTGAAAGAACATATCTTTGCCATAGATTTTTTGGGTTTACAAGGAGCTGCCGGTGGACTGGATGATGACATAATGGGACCTATGACCGGTATTCGTGGCTCCGATAATGATGGCTGGAGTGTGCTGGTTCCTTCATTAGCAGTATTCAACAACTGGGATGATAGTGATTACCGCAAAGCAGTTAGTTTTGATGATTCTATTACAGTAGGTGGGGTGCTTACTCCATATACCGAATTTGCCAACACCCAACGTCCTCATATTGCTAAGTATACCAGGTATCCGGGAAATGCAGGTGGTGCTACCCGTAACTCCGACCATAATTATTCTGCTATGCGCTATGCTGAAGTATTGCTAATTGCTGCCGAAGCTCTTACGGAAGTAAGTGGCCCCAATGCTGAAGCGCTTTCTTATCTGAATCAGGTAAGAGCCAGAGCAAGAAATTGGGCAGGTGTACAGACTGATTTTCCTCAGGATATTCCTTCTGGGCTAAGCAAAGATCAGTTTATAGAAGCGGTATTGAATGAAAGAAGGCTTGAGCTGGCTTTTGAATACAAGCGCTGGTACGATATTAAGAGAAGAGAGTTAGGAGTGGAGGTTTTTAGGGGCAATAGCTCTTTGGAACCACATCCGAACTTTGATCCTTCCAGAGATTATTTAATGCCTCTTCCGCAGGTAGACTTAACCATTAATCCTAACTTGAGGCCACAAAACCCAGGCTATTAA
- a CDS encoding LacI family DNA-binding transcriptional regulator, protein MQVTLKELARRLNISPSTVSRALHDHPKIASTTKAAVLKLARELDFQPNPLALNLRMQRSKNIGVIVPKISYPFYASAISGIESVAIREGYNIIICQSEESYEREVANTKSLTTSRVDGVIVSLAGQTKDYGHFKDILQKKIPLIFFNRECEALDTPKVVIDNVEAAQKAVSTLIQSGCERIAILAGPQAIHISNQRIEGYYKALSSYDKQARHDLIFHCDYSEDSAYQNTLDMLKKSEIPDAIFAVSDRLAIAAIRALKAKGLNIPNDISVMGFNNDPVTTIVEPQLATVDQTPYLMGQKAAELFFYKLEKPDAPSQKVVMPVQIIKRASLRVLQKSPTN, encoded by the coding sequence ATGCAGGTAACACTTAAAGAATTAGCCAGAAGGCTTAATATATCACCGTCTACAGTTAGCAGAGCCCTACACGACCATCCAAAAATAGCCTCTACAACTAAAGCCGCGGTACTAAAGCTGGCTCGTGAGCTGGATTTTCAGCCCAACCCTCTGGCTTTAAATCTAAGAATGCAGCGGAGCAAAAATATTGGAGTTATTGTTCCTAAAATCAGCTATCCCTTTTATGCTTCTGCAATTAGCGGTATTGAGTCTGTAGCCATACGTGAAGGATACAACATAATTATTTGTCAGTCGGAAGAGTCTTACGAAAGAGAAGTCGCCAATACAAAATCACTAACCACCAGCCGTGTAGATGGGGTCATCGTCTCTTTGGCTGGGCAAACAAAAGACTATGGTCACTTCAAGGATATTTTACAAAAAAAAATACCGCTTATATTTTTCAACCGTGAGTGTGAAGCACTAGACACCCCCAAAGTAGTAATAGACAATGTTGAAGCCGCGCAAAAAGCTGTAAGCACTCTTATACAGTCAGGTTGTGAGCGCATAGCAATATTGGCTGGGCCTCAAGCTATACACATCTCAAACCAACGTATTGAGGGCTATTATAAGGCGTTATCTTCGTATGATAAACAAGCAAGGCACGACTTAATATTTCATTGTGATTATAGCGAGGATAGCGCTTACCAGAATACGCTGGATATGCTTAAAAAAAGCGAAATTCCTGATGCAATATTTGCTGTAAGCGATCGCCTGGCCATTGCTGCCATCCGAGCCTTAAAAGCTAAAGGCTTAAATATTCCTAACGATATTTCTGTGATGGGTTTTAACAATGACCCGGTAACTACAATTGTAGAACCTCAATTAGCTACTGTAGATCAGACACCATATCTGATGGGGCAAAAAGCGGCAGAGCTATTCTTTTATAAACTAGAGAAGCCTGACGCTCCCTCACAAAAAGTAGTGATGCCAGTACAGATTATTAAAAGAGCTTCCCTGCGAGTGTTACAAAAAAGTCCAACTAACTGA
- a CDS encoding Gfo/Idh/MocA family protein produces the protein MSILQGMCVGAGYFSLFHYEAWQKIPHVKIIAVCDHNLERAKEVADRYDIPKVYYDYEEMFAEEKADFVDIITPPATHEAICKVAFAHKTHVICQKPLAPSFEEAKNIVRLSEQSSVRFMVHENFRFQPWHREIKKLVEHGEIGYALHTLNFRSRMGDGWGENAYLDRQPYFREMPRLLVFETGVHYIDTFRFLAGEIKSVYASLRKLNPLIAGEDAAMLFFEFESGAQGLWDANRYNESNHDNPRYTFGEFLVEGNAGSIRLYHDGKISIQKLGHKEREHMYQHYPTGFAGDCCYFTQLHFVEALMQQRPFETDGKDYLKTLNVQEAIYSSSKKGCKVHIY, from the coding sequence ATGAGTATATTACAAGGTATGTGTGTAGGAGCAGGATATTTCAGTCTGTTCCACTATGAGGCCTGGCAAAAAATACCCCATGTAAAAATAATCGCAGTATGCGATCATAATTTAGAGAGGGCTAAAGAGGTAGCTGATCGTTATGATATACCTAAAGTATATTATGATTATGAAGAAATGTTCGCTGAAGAAAAAGCAGACTTCGTAGATATTATTACTCCACCTGCAACCCACGAAGCAATATGCAAAGTAGCCTTTGCACATAAAACACATGTAATATGCCAGAAACCACTAGCACCTAGTTTTGAAGAAGCTAAAAATATTGTCAGGCTATCAGAGCAGTCGTCCGTTCGTTTTATGGTACATGAGAACTTTCGTTTTCAGCCCTGGCATAGAGAAATCAAAAAATTAGTAGAACATGGCGAAATAGGTTATGCCCTGCACACACTTAACTTTCGTTCGCGCATGGGTGACGGTTGGGGTGAGAATGCCTACCTGGACCGACAGCCTTACTTTAGAGAGATGCCTCGCCTATTGGTCTTTGAAACCGGTGTTCATTATATAGATACCTTCCGCTTTTTAGCTGGCGAAATCAAAAGTGTATATGCAAGCCTTCGCAAGCTAAACCCACTAATTGCCGGAGAGGATGCTGCAATGTTATTTTTTGAGTTTGAAAGTGGTGCTCAGGGACTATGGGATGCCAACCGTTATAATGAAAGTAATCATGACAATCCCCGTTATACCTTTGGCGAATTTCTGGTAGAAGGCAATGCAGGTAGTATTCGTTTGTACCACGATGGTAAGATTAGCATTCAAAAGTTAGGGCATAAAGAAAGAGAACATATGTATCAGCACTACCCAACTGGTTTTGCCGGAGACTGCTGTTATTTTACCCAACTCCATTTTGTAGAGGCCCTCATGCAGCAACGTCCCTTTGAAACTGATGGTAAAGATTATCTTAAAACACTAAACGTACAGGAAGCTATCTACAGCTCTTCTAAAAAAGGGTGCAAAGTACATATCTACTAA
- a CDS encoding MFS transporter, giving the protein MPKPIIAGRHLMVLGTFLLALLLYIDRVCISVAKEPIAHELGFDDKQMGWILSVFALGYALFQTPGGLLADRLGPRRVLTAVVSFWSVFTALTGAVWNFASMLIVRFLFGAGEAGAFPGISRAVYSWIPLKERGLVTGINFSGSRLGAAFALPFVAWLIITFGWRMSFLILGVIGIAWAVAWYLLFRDDPVCHAGLSEEEKQYIIANRQATESNEQLKKQNARKLDATLLFGSKNMWLAMGQYFCSNFTFFFCLTWLFPHLKSEYDLDTLQAGVYSSAPLVFGAFGNWFSGWWVDHIYKKGNWQKSRRLPAITGFALASIGLFSSIYMDTPFTAIACLSIAIFGADMTLSPSWSFTVDIGKENAGAVSGTMNMAGNIGSFLTALAFPYLQSWTGSVEPFFYVGTGLNLLAILLWMFMKSDKSLETY; this is encoded by the coding sequence ATGCCTAAGCCCATTATCGCAGGAAGGCATTTGATGGTACTGGGTACATTTCTACTGGCACTGCTACTTTACATAGACCGGGTATGCATCTCGGTAGCTAAAGAACCTATCGCTCATGAATTAGGATTTGACGACAAGCAGATGGGCTGGATACTTTCGGTATTTGCGCTGGGGTATGCGCTCTTTCAAACACCCGGAGGCTTACTCGCAGACAGATTAGGCCCACGAAGGGTACTAACTGCTGTAGTTAGTTTTTGGTCCGTTTTTACGGCACTAACCGGAGCCGTTTGGAATTTTGCTTCTATGCTCATCGTAAGATTTCTATTTGGAGCAGGTGAAGCTGGTGCCTTCCCCGGCATTTCTCGGGCAGTCTATTCATGGATACCTCTTAAAGAACGTGGACTGGTAACAGGTATTAATTTTTCCGGGTCAAGGCTAGGTGCTGCTTTTGCACTACCCTTTGTTGCCTGGCTCATTATTACTTTTGGCTGGCGTATGAGTTTCTTGATACTGGGAGTTATTGGAATAGCCTGGGCAGTCGCCTGGTACCTGCTTTTTCGTGACGATCCTGTATGCCACGCAGGCCTATCCGAAGAAGAAAAACAATATATTATTGCAAATCGGCAGGCTACTGAAAGCAACGAACAGCTAAAGAAACAAAATGCACGAAAATTAGACGCCACATTATTGTTCGGCTCTAAAAACATGTGGCTGGCAATGGGGCAGTACTTTTGCAGCAATTTTACTTTTTTCTTTTGCCTTACCTGGCTGTTCCCTCACCTTAAAAGCGAATACGATCTGGATACACTGCAAGCTGGCGTATACTCCTCTGCACCATTGGTTTTTGGTGCCTTTGGTAACTGGTTTTCAGGCTGGTGGGTAGACCACATTTACAAAAAAGGAAACTGGCAAAAGTCCAGAAGGTTACCAGCAATCACAGGTTTTGCTTTAGCGAGTATAGGCCTGTTTAGCAGCATTTATATGGATACGCCCTTTACGGCAATAGCCTGCTTAAGTATAGCTATTTTTGGTGCAGATATGACCCTAAGCCCTTCCTGGTCTTTTACCGTGGATATTGGCAAAGAAAACGCGGGAGCCGTATCTGGCACAATGAATATGGCCGGTAATATAGGTTCATTTTTAACTGCATTAGCATTCCCTTATCTGCAATCGTGGACTGGCTCAGTAGAGCCCTTTTTCTATGTAGGTACTGGTCTTAACTTACTGGCGATATTGTTATGGATGTTTATGAAATCAGATAAAAGTTTAGAAACCTATTGA
- a CDS encoding four-carbon acid sugar kinase family protein codes for MTLSLENVQKEAPPIPEENLLLQIRQQLLETDKTVIVLDDDPTGTQTVYDVPVLTEWTPEVITKEFEAHTPLFYILTNSRSLYQDKATDLAHLIGKHILKAAAHTGRDFIIISRSDSTLRGHYPGEVDALLDSMDKQGALKVIAPAFFEGGRYTYQDIHYVEEAERLIPTGDTPFAQDKTFGYQASDLKEWVEEKTNKVVKADKVYSFSIDTLRTSTIEQLVQIIEALPAKTNCILNAIATYDLQKFALAALRSKREILYRTAASFVAALGGLSSRPLLSVQDIAQHNTHGGLVVVGSYVPKTTAQLRTLLQIKNITSLEFKVEELLQSNDRSALIHYFIQQIDTNLQEGKDVVLYTSRQLVSGDDKASSLKIGNEVSEALTQIIKLQSIEPRYLIAKGGITSSDLATKALQVKKAMVLGQIIAGVPVWQLGKESKYPGMRYIIFPGNVGDDQALSQMVINLERRHYA; via the coding sequence ATGACACTAAGCTTAGAAAATGTACAGAAGGAAGCACCTCCTATTCCCGAAGAAAATTTATTACTTCAAATTCGTCAGCAACTGCTTGAGACTGATAAAACAGTCATTGTTTTGGACGATGACCCTACTGGAACCCAAACCGTTTATGATGTACCTGTGCTTACCGAATGGACTCCTGAAGTAATTACTAAGGAATTTGAAGCGCATACTCCCCTATTTTACATTCTGACAAATTCGCGCAGCCTTTACCAGGACAAAGCAACAGATCTTGCCCATTTGATCGGTAAACATATTTTGAAGGCAGCGGCACATACAGGTAGAGATTTTATCATAATCAGCAGAAGTGATTCTACCCTTAGAGGGCATTACCCTGGGGAAGTAGATGCTTTGCTGGATAGTATGGATAAGCAAGGTGCACTCAAAGTAATTGCCCCTGCATTTTTTGAAGGTGGCCGCTACACCTATCAGGATATACATTATGTAGAGGAAGCAGAACGACTGATACCTACAGGAGACACCCCATTTGCTCAGGATAAAACCTTTGGCTACCAGGCTTCTGATCTAAAAGAGTGGGTTGAGGAGAAAACAAATAAGGTTGTCAAAGCTGATAAAGTTTATTCTTTCAGCATAGACACGCTTCGTACTAGTACAATTGAGCAACTGGTACAAATAATAGAAGCCTTGCCTGCTAAGACGAATTGTATCTTAAATGCCATTGCTACATATGATTTACAAAAGTTTGCTCTAGCTGCACTCAGGAGTAAAAGAGAGATTTTATATCGTACAGCAGCCTCCTTTGTGGCAGCTCTGGGAGGTTTAAGTTCACGCCCATTACTTTCTGTACAGGATATTGCTCAACATAATACACATGGAGGGCTGGTAGTAGTGGGGTCTTACGTGCCAAAAACCACTGCACAGCTTCGTACTCTGCTTCAAATCAAAAATATCACCAGCTTGGAGTTTAAAGTTGAGGAGCTTCTTCAAAGCAATGATCGGTCTGCTCTTATTCATTATTTTATACAGCAGATTGATACAAATCTACAAGAAGGTAAAGATGTGGTTCTTTATACCAGCCGCCAACTTGTAAGTGGAGATGATAAAGCCAGTAGTTTAAAAATTGGCAATGAAGTATCAGAAGCACTGACTCAAATCATAAAGCTACAAAGCATTGAACCTCGTTACCTGATTGCTAAGGGGGGTATCACCTCCAGCGACCTGGCCACTAAGGCTTTGCAGGTAAAAAAGGCTATGGTGCTAGGTCAGATTATTGCAGGCGTACCCGTATGGCAGCTGGGTAAAGAAAGTAAGTATCCGGGTATGCGATACATTATTTTTCCGGGTAATGTGGGCGATGATCAGGCGTTGTCACAAATGGTGATTAATCTGGAAAGGAGGCATTATGCCTAA
- a CDS encoding cyclase family protein encodes MIIDLTKSYESDMPGVSIRPAKSLEKDGWNASTLELYSHAGTHMDAPYHFGVSNQRIDQIPPEKFMGKAWLVRLNNISAQQEIKVADLGQIRQKFQAGDSLLLASGWSKHIGTSTFRDELPRISEELAQWCVDNKVKMLGVEPPSVANVNELEELTLIHQVLLGGGVIIIEGLINLEKISQETVHLIALPLKIKNGDGAPARVIAIEE; translated from the coding sequence ATGATTATTGACCTTACAAAAAGCTATGAATCTGACATGCCGGGCGTAAGCATACGTCCGGCAAAATCTCTGGAGAAGGATGGCTGGAATGCCAGCACTTTAGAGCTTTACTCTCATGCCGGTACTCATATGGATGCCCCCTATCATTTTGGAGTTAGCAATCAGCGTATAGATCAAATCCCTCCAGAAAAATTTATGGGCAAAGCCTGGCTTGTAAGACTCAATAATATCTCTGCTCAGCAAGAAATTAAAGTAGCAGACTTAGGACAAATACGCCAAAAATTTCAAGCTGGCGACAGCCTACTTTTGGCTAGCGGATGGAGTAAACATATTGGTACAAGTACTTTCAGAGATGAGTTACCCAGAATATCAGAAGAGTTAGCGCAATGGTGTGTAGACAATAAAGTAAAAATGTTAGGCGTAGAGCCACCATCCGTAGCGAATGTTAATGAGCTGGAAGAACTTACTCTTATACATCAAGTCTTGCTGGGAGGTGGTGTCATTATTATTGAGGGCTTAATCAATTTAGAAAAAATCAGTCAGGAAACTGTTCACTTGATTGCCCTGCCACTAAAAATAAAGAATGGTGATGGCGCTCCAGCCCGGGTAATTGCAATAGAAGAGTAA
- a CDS encoding tartrate dehydrogenase, which translates to MKNYKIAVVPGDGIGKEIVPAGWKVLKAAAQKHKFSLQSDSYPWGAGYYKEHGHFLPDDGLDILKTYDAIYFGAVGDPEVDDTLPAMLYTFKVRTTFKQYVNYRPVKLLPGIPSPLRYKGEKDIDFVVIRENNEGEFVQNGKIIHPESPYGLATDTSVFTRAGIERIAHYSFKLAQTRRKKVTNVTKSNTLINSLAYWDRVIEEVAQQYPDVTYNKMYVDNASASFVLKPEVFDVIVTTNMIGDILSDLGGAIMGSLGLGPSGNINPEKDFPSMFEPIHGSAPDIAGKNIANPIGAIWSGALMLNHLGESAAAQDIFKGIEATTQAGMLTTDLGGSAKTDQIADYVIEHMQAVSV; encoded by the coding sequence ATGAAAAATTACAAAATAGCAGTAGTCCCTGGTGATGGAATTGGCAAAGAAATAGTTCCCGCTGGATGGAAAGTGCTTAAAGCTGCTGCACAAAAACATAAATTTTCACTCCAATCTGATAGCTACCCCTGGGGTGCTGGCTATTACAAAGAGCACGGACACTTTTTGCCCGATGATGGTTTAGATATCCTGAAAACTTATGATGCGATCTATTTTGGTGCAGTAGGTGATCCCGAGGTAGATGATACTTTACCGGCTATGCTATATACCTTTAAAGTACGTACCACTTTTAAACAATATGTAAACTACCGTCCGGTAAAGTTGCTGCCGGGTATACCCAGTCCACTGCGCTATAAAGGAGAAAAGGACATAGACTTTGTAGTGATACGGGAAAATAACGAAGGAGAGTTTGTGCAGAATGGTAAGATTATTCATCCGGAGAGCCCTTACGGTTTAGCAACAGACACCAGTGTGTTTACCCGAGCAGGAATTGAAAGAATTGCCCATTATTCATTTAAACTGGCCCAGACCAGACGCAAAAAGGTTACTAATGTTACCAAATCAAATACACTGATCAATAGCCTGGCTTATTGGGATCGTGTAATTGAAGAAGTCGCCCAACAATATCCTGATGTTACCTATAACAAAATGTATGTAGATAACGCATCTGCCAGCTTTGTTTTAAAGCCTGAAGTATTTGACGTCATAGTTACCACCAATATGATTGGTGACATACTTAGCGATCTTGGTGGTGCTATTATGGGAAGCTTGGGTTTAGGTCCAAGTGGAAACATTAATCCAGAAAAAGATTTTCCGTCTATGTTTGAGCCTATTCATGGCTCAGCGCCAGATATAGCAGGTAAAAATATTGCGAACCCTATAGGCGCTATCTGGTCGGGGGCTTTAATGCTGAACCACCTGGGTGAATCTGCTGCTGCGCAAGATATCTTCAAAGGGATTGAAGCAACTACTCAGGCTGGTATGCTTACTACTGATTTAGGAGGTAGTGCTAAAACTGACCAGATTGCAGATTATGTAATTGAACATATGCAAGCCGTATCAGTCTGA
- a CDS encoding DUF5060 domain-containing protein, which produces MSFPNFSKKLVAVLCLTVLAQCLINAQPLLNEKVVFEEKNGVLAVEAEHFFKQSLNDVRQWYIISTNNSKPDLQDPDEAHLNGASNNAYLELLPDTRSTHDDPLIQKENFTNEAGAMAVLHYKVHINKPGRYYVWVRCFSTGTEDNGLHVGLDGQWPDHGQRMQWTAKNQWFWDNKQRTEEVHTGVPMQIYLDIDKAGEHEIMFSMREDGFEFDKWMLVRDKHFRPEQDHGPTAQLKSGSLPPAFLASEGTTSDRTDGTGEISISGELKQWHKVTLNLDGPFATERDESVNPFTDYNMRVTFTHESGSPSYTVPGYFAADGHAAESSAEKGTHWRAHVSPDKIGRWDYEISFTKGKMAALIDLPWSKPLAPYHGKKGSFKIVESDKNGQDFRSKGRLEYVGKHHLQFQGSKEYFLKAGSDAPETLLAFADFDNTKALKKNVPLKKFEKHISDWKEGDLSWKNGKGQGLVGALNYLSSKGLNAFSFLTYNAGGDGDNIWPFVERDLKYHYDCSKLDQWQKVFEYAQSRGLYLHFKLQETENDDNIKGHSKAEIVKESLDGGELGPERRLYLREMIARFGYLLALNWNLGEENTQTTEQRIAMAQYISELDPYKHNIVIHTYPDKQDDVYPHLLGTKSEITGASLQNSWNHVHKRTLQWLEASAKAGKPWVVANDEQGSAKEGVPPDPDYPGFDESSINYDLHDIRKQTLWANLMAGGAGVEYYFGYSLPENDLVAEDFRSRDQSWDYCRIALNFFKEYEIPFWEMNNHNKLIGNEANEKDKYCLAKENDLYLVYLGYTKTSSLDLTAADGTFEVMWFNPRTGGKLRKGKVKKVKGGGMVELGSPPAEAEEDWLVMVKKQ; this is translated from the coding sequence ATGTCTTTTCCCAATTTTAGTAAAAAGTTAGTGGCTGTATTGTGCCTTACTGTTTTGGCCCAATGCCTGATTAATGCACAGCCCCTGCTTAACGAAAAAGTAGTTTTTGAAGAAAAAAACGGCGTCCTTGCTGTGGAAGCTGAGCATTTTTTCAAACAAAGCCTTAACGACGTACGGCAATGGTATATCATTAGTACAAATAACAGCAAACCCGACTTACAAGATCCTGATGAGGCTCATCTCAACGGTGCTAGTAACAATGCGTACCTTGAACTACTGCCCGACACTCGTAGTACGCATGACGATCCTCTGATTCAAAAGGAAAATTTTACAAATGAAGCTGGTGCAATGGCTGTGCTTCACTATAAAGTACATATAAATAAGCCTGGGCGATATTATGTTTGGGTGCGCTGTTTCTCTACCGGAACCGAGGATAATGGATTACACGTAGGCCTAGATGGCCAATGGCCAGATCATGGTCAAAGAATGCAGTGGACTGCTAAAAACCAATGGTTTTGGGATAATAAGCAACGCACTGAGGAAGTTCACACTGGTGTTCCTATGCAGATCTATCTGGATATTGACAAAGCCGGAGAACACGAGATTATGTTTAGCATGAGAGAAGATGGTTTTGAATTTGACAAATGGATGCTGGTAAGAGATAAACATTTTCGCCCGGAACAAGATCACGGACCAACAGCACAGCTTAAAAGCGGTAGCCTCCCTCCTGCTTTTCTTGCCTCTGAAGGGACAACTTCAGATAGAACAGATGGCACCGGTGAAATCAGTATTTCTGGAGAACTTAAGCAATGGCATAAAGTAACTCTAAATCTGGATGGGCCCTTCGCTACGGAGCGTGATGAGAGTGTTAATCCCTTTACAGATTATAACATGCGTGTCACATTTACACATGAGTCTGGCTCACCTAGCTATACTGTACCTGGATACTTCGCAGCAGATGGCCATGCAGCAGAGAGTAGTGCAGAAAAAGGCACACACTGGCGTGCGCATGTTTCACCGGATAAAATTGGAAGGTGGGATTACGAAATCTCTTTTACCAAAGGTAAGATGGCAGCTTTGATAGATCTGCCCTGGAGCAAGCCTTTAGCTCCATATCATGGTAAAAAAGGTAGCTTTAAAATCGTAGAATCAGATAAAAATGGTCAAGACTTTCGGTCAAAAGGTCGGTTGGAGTATGTAGGTAAACACCATTTACAATTTCAGGGAAGCAAAGAGTACTTTCTAAAAGCTGGTTCAGATGCGCCAGAAACACTTCTGGCATTTGCAGATTTTGACAATACAAAAGCACTCAAAAAAAATGTACCTCTTAAGAAATTTGAAAAACATATCAGCGACTGGAAGGAAGGTGACCTAAGCTGGAAGAATGGTAAAGGACAAGGTTTAGTGGGTGCACTTAACTATTTATCTTCCAAGGGTTTAAATGCCTTTTCATTTCTAACTTACAATGCAGGAGGTGATGGTGACAACATATGGCCATTTGTAGAACGTGACTTAAAATATCATTACGATTGCTCAAAGTTAGACCAGTGGCAGAAAGTGTTTGAATATGCTCAGTCCCGAGGATTATACTTACACTTTAAGTTGCAGGAGACTGAAAATGATGACAATATTAAAGGACACAGCAAAGCTGAGATTGTAAAAGAATCACTTGATGGTGGTGAGCTCGGTCCTGAAAGAAGGCTCTACCTCAGAGAAATGATAGCTCGCTTTGGTTATTTACTGGCACTCAACTGGAACCTGGGAGAAGAAAATACACAAACTACAGAACAAAGAATTGCTATGGCTCAGTATATCTCTGAACTGGACCCATACAAGCACAATATTGTAATACATACCTATCCCGATAAGCAGGACGATGTATACCCACATTTACTCGGCACTAAGTCAGAAATTACAGGCGCTTCCTTACAAAATAGCTGGAATCATGTACACAAAAGAACTTTGCAGTGGTTAGAAGCTTCCGCCAAAGCAGGAAAGCCTTGGGTAGTAGCCAATGACGAACAGGGTTCTGCTAAAGAAGGTGTGCCGCCAGATCCTGATTATCCAGGCTTTGACGAATCCAGTATTAATTATGATCTTCATGATATTCGCAAACAAACGCTATGGGCAAACCTAATGGCCGGTGGTGCTGGTGTAGAATACTATTTTGGCTACAGTCTGCCCGAAAACGACCTCGTAGCTGAAGACTTTAGAAGCCGTGATCAGTCATGGGACTATTGCCGCATAGCACTTAATTTCTTTAAAGAGTATGAGATTCCTTTCTGGGAAATGAATAATCATAATAAGCTTATTGGTAACGAAGCTAATGAAAAAGACAAGTATTGCCTGGCTAAAGAAAACGACTTGTACTTAGTCTATCTAGGCTATACGAAAACCAGCAGTTTAGACCTGACAGCAGCAGATGGCACATTTGAGGTGATGTGGTTTAATCCTCGCACAGGAGGTAAACTAAGAAAAGGAAAAGTGAAAAAAGTAAAAGGTGGCGGAATGGTAGAATTGGGCTCCCCTCCTGCTGAAGCTGAAGAAGATTGGCTGGTGATGGTAAAAAAGCAATAA